In Methanosarcina barkeri MS, a single window of DNA contains:
- a CDS encoding DUF1269 domain-containing protein, whose protein sequence is MATLTVLEFDTADSAQKALHVVEDLSKRQLINLHDAAIVTWPEGKKKPKTEQLHNLAGVGALSGAFWGMLFGLIFFVPILGIVVGAAMGALAGSMSHVGISDDFIKSVRSKVTEGTSALFLMTSDAVEDRVADAMKQFKFEVIATNLSAEEEKKLHETFVEEEAAPAR, encoded by the coding sequence ATGGCAACTTTAACAGTTCTGGAGTTTGATACCGCCGACAGCGCCCAAAAAGCGCTTCACGTGGTTGAGGACTTAAGCAAGAGACAATTAATCAACCTGCATGACGCAGCCATAGTTACCTGGCCTGAAGGGAAAAAGAAGCCAAAAACAGAGCAACTGCACAATTTAGCAGGTGTGGGCGCATTGAGTGGAGCTTTTTGGGGTATGCTTTTTGGCCTGATTTTCTTTGTTCCTATACTTGGTATTGTTGTTGGGGCAGCAATGGGCGCACTTGCAGGTTCCATGTCTCATGTGGGTATCAGTGATGATTTCATAAAGTCAGTGCGCAGCAAAGTGACTGAAGGCACTTCAGCTCTCTTTTTGATGACCAGTGATGCTGTAGAAGATAGAGTCGCAGATGCCATGAAACAATTCAAGTTTGAAGTCATTGCTACCAATCTGTCCGCAGAAGAAGAGAAAAAGCTGCATGAGACATTTGTTGAAGAAGAAGCAGCTCCAGCACGCTAA
- a CDS encoding helix-turn-helix domain-containing protein, protein MYPKKGQKRLINIYFGACIFVYNWTLEYLSIIGL, encoded by the coding sequence ATCTATCCTAAAAAAGGTCAAAAAAGACTTATAAACATTTATTTTGGAGCTTGTATATTTGTTTATAATTGGACTTTAGAATATTTGTCTATAATTGGGCTTTAG
- a CDS encoding cytochrome c biogenesis CcdA family protein: MCLGPGCLKSCYKIVLEKDMNKKNVPKLFVHKGIFALVCIFLLLTPVSIASATVSGGQVTGGFYEIYLSTAGFFLTETQIPSTLLAENLALPMTETRDGKNKHFEKISPFLLLAAGILAGFNPCLLAVMAFLASVTLAKHGRRKDMLKITLGFSAGIFAMYMLAGIGILSVVNFLPDIQESFIGASILIIALLGFWHIFDGYWLKKHARTTFRTPKPLKNFMGKMDQNSLVSLSFLSGSMFSLVKAPCVGAIFLSLLSILATKTDIARGTLYIGIYHIGLLLPVIVLGLLLAFGLSPNKVTEFRERWRVEIRLTTGIILISVARLMQLGVI; this comes from the coding sequence ATGTGTCTTGGTCCCGGATGTTTAAAATCATGTTATAAAATAGTTCTGGAAAAAGATATGAACAAGAAAAATGTGCCTAAGTTGTTTGTACACAAAGGAATTTTTGCGCTGGTCTGCATTTTTTTGTTACTGACCCCTGTATCCATCGCTTCAGCCACGGTATCTGGAGGACAGGTGACGGGCGGTTTTTATGAAATATATCTAAGCACAGCAGGGTTTTTTCTGACGGAAACTCAGATACCTTCTACACTTCTTGCCGAGAATCTCGCGCTCCCCATGACAGAGACTCGAGACGGAAAAAACAAGCACTTTGAAAAAATCAGCCCCTTCTTACTTCTGGCAGCAGGCATTCTTGCGGGTTTTAACCCCTGCCTCCTTGCGGTAATGGCTTTTCTTGCTTCAGTTACACTTGCCAAGCATGGAAGAAGAAAGGATATGCTCAAAATTACACTTGGTTTTTCGGCAGGAATCTTTGCCATGTATATGCTTGCCGGAATAGGCATCCTCAGCGTTGTTAATTTCCTGCCTGATATCCAGGAAAGTTTTATAGGAGCTTCAATCCTTATCATTGCCCTGCTCGGCTTCTGGCATATTTTTGATGGCTACTGGCTGAAAAAACATGCGAGAACTACTTTCAGGACTCCCAAGCCCTTAAAAAACTTTATGGGCAAAATGGACCAGAACAGCCTTGTGTCGCTGTCCTTCCTATCAGGAAGCATGTTTTCTCTGGTCAAGGCTCCTTGCGTAGGAGCAATCTTTCTCTCACTCCTGAGCATCCTGGCAACAAAAACCGATATTGCCAGAGGAACGTTATATATTGGTATTTACCATATAGGACTTCTGCTTCCAGTAATAGTTCTTGGCCTCCTCCTTGCTTTCGGACTCAGCCCGAATAAAGTCACCGAATTCAGGGAAAGATGGAGAGTGGAAATAAGGCTGACAACAGGAATCATACTGATATCCGTTGCCCGGCTAATGCAGCTTGGAGTAATTTAA
- a CDS encoding pyridoxal phosphate-dependent aminotransferase translates to MKEIKFSENVARIDTSGIRKIFEAAGSDAINLGLGQPDFDTPEHIKAAAIEAINEGFTGYTVGPGIPELREALSSKFQEENGFSVSPEEIIVTSGASEALTIALAALLNHGDEVLISNPGFVSYNALTEILSGKAVGVPLAEDLTMKPEAVLEKITPKTRVIVLNSPSNPTGTVASRADIKALAEIADDHNITIVSDEVYEYFVYEGEHVSPASYSDNVITVNATSKSYAMTGWRLGYVAARKDYIGQMLKVHQYFQACANSIAQKAAYAAVTGPKDSIKAMREEFRKRRDVLVKGLNDLGMECALPKGAFYAFPKVQNSAEVASKFISNGVVVTPGTAFGSEGDGHIRISYAASMKDIEKALSIMEKVL, encoded by the coding sequence TTGAAGGAAATAAAGTTTTCAGAGAACGTAGCCCGAATAGATACCTCAGGAATCAGGAAGATTTTTGAAGCTGCGGGCTCGGACGCTATCAACCTTGGGCTGGGACAGCCTGATTTTGACACCCCGGAGCATATTAAGGCCGCGGCAATAGAAGCTATAAACGAAGGCTTTACGGGTTATACGGTCGGTCCGGGAATTCCGGAGTTAAGAGAGGCCCTGAGTTCCAAGTTCCAGGAAGAGAATGGGTTCTCGGTTTCCCCTGAGGAAATAATTGTAACTTCTGGAGCATCGGAAGCTCTTACAATTGCCCTTGCAGCCCTTTTAAACCATGGGGATGAGGTCCTTATCTCAAACCCTGGCTTCGTTTCTTACAATGCACTGACCGAAATCCTTAGTGGTAAAGCCGTAGGTGTTCCCCTTGCCGAAGACCTTACTATGAAGCCTGAGGCCGTGCTTGAGAAAATCACTCCGAAAACCCGAGTCATCGTTCTTAATTCTCCTTCAAATCCCACAGGTACAGTCGCAAGCAGGGCAGATATAAAAGCCCTGGCTGAGATCGCAGATGACCACAATATAACCATTGTTTCCGACGAGGTCTATGAGTACTTCGTTTACGAAGGGGAACACGTAAGCCCTGCCAGCTATTCGGACAATGTGATTACCGTAAATGCGACCTCAAAGAGCTATGCCATGACCGGATGGAGACTAGGGTACGTGGCAGCCAGAAAAGACTACATAGGCCAGATGCTTAAGGTGCACCAGTACTTCCAGGCTTGCGCCAACTCAATCGCTCAGAAAGCTGCTTATGCAGCAGTGACAGGACCCAAAGACTCTATCAAGGCCATGCGAGAAGAGTTCAGAAAGCGCAGGGACGTGCTTGTAAAAGGGCTGAATGATCTAGGAATGGAATGTGCCCTTCCGAAAGGTGCTTTCTACGCTTTCCCAAAAGTCCAGAATTCCGCAGAGGTTGCCTCGAAATTTATCTCAAACGGTGTTGTTGTTACTCCCGGCACAGCCTTTGGAAGCGAAGGAGACGGACATATCAGAATTTCCTATGCGGCTTCAATGAAGGATATCGAAAAAGCCTTGAGCATCATGGAAAAAGTACTCTGA
- the hxlB gene encoding 6-phospho-3-hexuloisomerase produces MEKVQVNDCEDVLLSMKMISVNLSEIIDKLDRKNIKLMIQKILESKRIFLMGAGRSGLVAKAFAMRLMHLGFSVYVVGETTTPAVRPEDVVIAISGSGETHSIADLGKIVKDIGSTLITVTSKKESTLGRISDVTMILPSKTKNDSDTYGYLERNIRGGYKTMPPLGTSFEITSLIFLDSIISQLITLTGASEVELKSRHTNIE; encoded by the coding sequence ATGGAAAAAGTTCAGGTAAACGACTGCGAAGATGTACTATTATCAATGAAAATGATTTCAGTAAACCTCAGTGAGATAATTGATAAACTTGACAGAAAAAACATAAAATTGATGATCCAGAAAATTCTGGAAAGCAAAAGAATCTTTCTGATGGGGGCCGGAAGATCCGGGCTTGTTGCCAAAGCTTTTGCAATGAGGCTTATGCACCTCGGATTCAGTGTGTATGTGGTTGGCGAAACCACAACTCCTGCTGTCCGGCCGGAGGATGTAGTGATTGCCATTTCAGGGTCAGGAGAAACCCACTCTATAGCTGATCTCGGAAAAATAGTGAAAGATATTGGCTCAACCCTCATAACGGTTACCTCTAAAAAAGAATCCACACTCGGTAGAATCTCGGATGTTACTATGATTCTTCCAAGCAAGACTAAAAATGACTCTGATACATATGGCTACCTTGAAAGAAACATACGGGGAGGTTACAAAACCATGCCTCCACTGGGTACATCTTTTGAAATTACATCGCTTATTTTCCTTGACTCGATAATCTCTCAGCTTATTACGCTTACAGGCGCCTCTGAAGTCGAACTGAAGTCGAGACATACGAATATCGAATGA
- a CDS encoding DUF2073 domain-containing protein, translated as MQGIQLDLISEARISQMASMEKVRYIIDEVRKGKILVLEKGLNPMEEAKLIEMTMSAIQPDVFSGIEMQSYPANTDGSFLGKIFKRQSSKRLTVIGPANQLKTLKKDRNLISALVSASK; from the coding sequence ATGCAGGGAATTCAGCTTGATTTGATATCCGAAGCCAGAATCTCTCAGATGGCTTCAATGGAAAAAGTCAGATACATAATCGATGAGGTACGAAAAGGTAAAATTCTAGTGCTTGAAAAGGGCCTGAACCCAATGGAGGAAGCAAAGCTTATAGAAATGACAATGTCAGCGATCCAGCCTGATGTTTTTTCGGGCATAGAGATGCAAAGTTATCCTGCAAATACGGACGGTTCATTTCTTGGTAAAATTTTCAAAAGACAGAGCAGTAAGAGACTTACGGTAATAGGGCCTGCAAACCAGCTCAAAACCCTTAAGAAAGATCGGAATCTCATAAGTGCACTTGTCTCTGCAAGTAAGTAA
- a CDS encoding Era-like GTP-binding protein, protein MNMLERFKVSFSKMFNKLFKKKGACIGIYGPPNAGKTTLSNRILKDWVGAEETMGSVSHIAHETRHAKRRNAINIETNGHTISLDIVDTPGLATKIDFHDFMEQGMSDSESKKRSKEATEGVIEAVKWLDDLDGVILVMDSTENPYTQVNVTVIGNMEARNLPLLIVANKVDLPDADPSVIKEAFPQHPMVPVSALEGVGMDSFYEALAKQFG, encoded by the coding sequence ATGAATATGTTAGAACGATTTAAGGTAAGCTTTTCAAAAATGTTCAATAAACTGTTCAAGAAAAAAGGAGCATGCATAGGAATCTACGGCCCCCCCAATGCCGGTAAGACGACCCTCAGCAATCGGATCCTTAAGGATTGGGTCGGAGCTGAAGAAACAATGGGTTCGGTTTCTCATATTGCTCACGAAACCCGGCATGCCAAGAGAAGGAACGCAATAAATATTGAGACCAATGGACACACAATCAGCCTCGATATTGTAGACACGCCCGGGCTTGCCACAAAAATCGATTTCCACGACTTTATGGAGCAGGGAATGAGTGATTCCGAATCCAAAAAACGATCTAAAGAAGCAACAGAAGGCGTAATCGAAGCTGTCAAATGGTTGGATGACCTCGACGGCGTCATACTTGTTATGGATTCCACTGAAAATCCCTATACCCAGGTCAACGTAACAGTAATAGGGAATATGGAAGCAAGAAACCTTCCACTTCTTATAGTAGCAAACAAGGTAGACCTTCCTGATGCCGACCCGTCTGTCATAAAGGAAGCCTTCCCCCAGCATCCTATGGTGCCGGTTTCTGCCCTTGAAGGAGTGGGAATGGACTCGTTTTATGAAGCTCTGGCAAAACAGTTCGGGTGA